In Fodinibius saliphilus, a genomic segment contains:
- a CDS encoding DUF2914 domain-containing protein, which translates to MNTLKTISIFVVLLGTSISVQAQNLRVPQITIAQDVQDRQPIKKDTAFSANIGSVYCYTLIEGAIDSTKIFHVWHYKEEEKARIPLTVAAKKWRTWSSKSILPSWTGPWRVMIEDSEGNILATKSFTIKN; encoded by the coding sequence ATGAATACTCTTAAAACGATATCAATATTTGTAGTACTGCTAGGAACAAGTATTTCTGTTCAGGCTCAGAATCTAAGAGTTCCACAAATAACCATTGCGCAAGATGTTCAGGATCGTCAACCGATAAAGAAAGATACTGCCTTTTCTGCAAATATCGGGTCTGTTTACTGCTACACACTTATTGAAGGTGCAATCGATTCAACAAAAATATTTCATGTGTGGCATTACAAGGAAGAAGAAAAAGCTCGCATTCCCCTTACCGTTGCAGCGAAAAAATGGCGCACCTGGAGCTCAAAGTCGATCTTACCAAGCTGGACCGGCCCCTGGCGCGTCATGATTGAAGACAGTGAAGGTAATATATTGGCCACCAAATCCTTTACTATAAAGAACTAA
- a CDS encoding trimeric intracellular cation channel family protein, protein MLDEIQLLYLLDLFGVSVFAISGALAAGRKSLDLLGVVIIAVVTAIGGGTTRDLLLDRHPIFWIADPTYLSVIIISALATIWYTRHKAPPEKALLLADALGLAVFTITGAQITQEVISNGVIIVIMAAITGTVGGLIRDVLSNDIPLIMRRDIYATAALAGATVYLLLQFTGLSSVTNIILGMTVVIGLRLAAIQWSLHLPRFRLEE, encoded by the coding sequence ATGCTGGACGAGATACAACTATTATATTTATTAGATCTTTTCGGCGTCTCCGTTTTTGCCATATCCGGGGCGTTAGCCGCAGGGCGCAAAAGCCTTGATCTGCTGGGTGTTGTAATTATTGCGGTGGTAACTGCTATTGGTGGTGGTACTACCCGTGACCTTCTCTTGGATCGCCACCCTATCTTTTGGATTGCAGACCCTACTTACCTATCCGTAATTATTATATCGGCCCTGGCAACAATATGGTATACACGTCATAAAGCTCCCCCGGAGAAAGCATTGCTTTTAGCTGATGCCCTGGGACTTGCCGTTTTCACAATTACCGGGGCGCAAATTACGCAAGAAGTAATATCCAATGGAGTTATTATTGTTATTATGGCAGCTATTACCGGTACTGTCGGTGGGCTGATTCGCGATGTATTATCTAATGATATTCCACTCATTATGCGCCGTGATATTTATGCTACAGCAGCCCTGGCTGGTGCTACTGTATATCTTCTGTTACAGTTTACAGGTTTATCCTCGGTTACCAATATTATTCTTGGTATGACCGTCGTCATTGGCCTACGCCTGGCAGCTATTCAATGGTCGCTGCACCTGCCTCGTTTTAGACTTGAAGAATAG
- a CDS encoding DUF6588 family protein produces the protein MKLRYRTLLLGLFIGILGFSTLPANAQIGDVGQILQSGKADANTLARAYLQPFGSGFGAALNTGWTNTAKPHKKFGFDLTISSGLAIVPGADKTFDVQSLNLQQLEIESGGNIAQTINGKDIAGPTLAAYADPDGPGGISEQKIFDFQMPKGTDFGYVPSPMIKAGVGLIKDTELMFRYMPKTTIGDFGSFNLFGVGAKHGINQWLPGGNLLPVNLSLMFGYTNMEVGSGFDVTAQDVIEDPQNTENPYSASQWDGQKITMNTDAWSINALVGKTLPMISIYGGIGYEASTFNIKTPGSYPTVVPNPDYSNDPNNNEPFIVDAVDEPLDISIDGDNGFRALAGFRFRFAVFHISGSYTLSNYSSYNVGFGISFR, from the coding sequence ATGAAATTAAGATACAGAACATTATTACTGGGGCTATTCATCGGGATTTTGGGCTTTTCCACATTACCCGCTAATGCCCAAATTGGAGATGTCGGGCAGATTTTACAATCGGGAAAAGCTGACGCTAATACATTAGCAAGAGCATACCTTCAACCATTTGGATCTGGATTTGGTGCTGCTTTAAACACCGGTTGGACAAATACAGCCAAACCTCATAAAAAATTCGGTTTTGATCTAACGATAAGTTCCGGTCTTGCTATAGTACCTGGTGCAGACAAGACCTTTGATGTGCAAAGCCTGAATCTGCAACAATTAGAAATAGAGAGTGGTGGCAATATTGCTCAAACCATAAATGGAAAAGATATTGCAGGGCCTACCCTGGCTGCATATGCAGATCCTGATGGACCAGGAGGAATAAGTGAGCAAAAGATCTTTGACTTTCAGATGCCTAAAGGGACTGACTTTGGATATGTTCCCTCCCCAATGATAAAAGCAGGTGTCGGTCTTATTAAAGACACTGAACTAATGTTCCGTTATATGCCAAAAACAACGATTGGTGATTTCGGATCCTTTAACCTATTTGGGGTAGGTGCTAAACATGGCATTAACCAATGGTTACCAGGAGGTAACCTACTACCAGTTAACCTCTCACTTATGTTTGGATATACGAACATGGAAGTCGGTTCAGGTTTTGATGTAACCGCTCAAGACGTTATTGAAGACCCCCAAAATACTGAAAATCCATATTCAGCTTCACAATGGGACGGTCAGAAAATTACAATGAACACTGACGCTTGGTCAATAAATGCACTGGTTGGTAAAACATTACCCATGATATCAATTTATGGGGGAATCGGATATGAAGCATCCACATTTAATATAAAAACGCCGGGCTCCTATCCTACTGTAGTTCCGAATCCCGATTATTCCAATGATCCAAATAATAACGAACCATTCATTGTTGATGCCGTTGATGAACCACTTGATATTTCTATTGATGGTGATAACGGGTTCCGAGCCCTTGCTGGATTTCGATTTCGTTTCGCCGTCTTCCACATTTCTGGGTCTTACACCCTTTCCAATTATTCCAGTTACAACGTAGGCTTCGGTATTAGCTTTAGATAA
- the rsgA gene encoding ribosome small subunit-dependent GTPase A, producing the protein MKYRGRVVESTGRWYEVSYKKSEETTSINCRLPGRFRLEDHALTNPIAVGDYVHFTINDDGTGSIEEIEDRENYLIRESTHHQQGNQILAANIDAAYVVVAVKQPKLKPQFLDRFLITCEAYQIPARVVINKMDLADDQDLHSIEYLTELYESLGYGILTTSIKDDSSLDRLKDSLKNITSVFVGPSGVGKTSLLNHINPNIERKVGDISSYNEKGTHTTTFAKLLPLVDGGYLVDTPGIREFGLVNIDPWELSLFFPEMLEPRRKCKFNNCTHSHEPGCGVIKAFEKGNIDPGRYDSYLNILDSLKED; encoded by the coding sequence TTGAAATATCGAGGACGCGTTGTAGAATCAACAGGTCGCTGGTACGAAGTATCATATAAAAAGAGTGAAGAAACTACCAGCATCAACTGTCGGCTGCCCGGACGGTTTCGGCTCGAAGACCATGCCCTGACTAATCCTATTGCAGTAGGTGATTATGTGCATTTTACAATTAATGATGACGGTACCGGCAGTATCGAAGAAATTGAGGATCGGGAAAATTACTTAATTCGAGAGTCTACCCATCACCAACAGGGTAACCAAATTTTGGCTGCCAATATTGATGCTGCCTATGTTGTAGTAGCAGTCAAACAACCAAAACTAAAACCTCAATTTCTGGATCGATTTCTTATAACCTGCGAAGCCTACCAAATACCTGCTAGAGTAGTGATTAATAAGATGGATTTGGCCGATGACCAAGACCTACACTCCATTGAATACCTTACCGAACTCTATGAATCGTTAGGCTATGGAATATTAACAACAAGCATCAAAGATGACTCCTCTCTTGACCGCCTCAAAGACAGCCTGAAAAATATCACATCAGTATTTGTAGGACCTTCGGGAGTGGGCAAAACTAGTCTTCTTAACCATATCAATCCGAATATTGAGCGTAAAGTCGGAGACATATCTTCCTATAATGAAAAAGGAACCCATACCACGACCTTTGCGAAATTACTACCACTTGTCGACGGGGGCTATCTTGTTGATACACCCGGTATTCGCGAATTTGGACTGGTCAATATTGATCCTTGGGAACTCTCCTTGTTTTTCCCTGAGATGCTGGAACCGCGTCGAAAATGCAAATTCAATAACTGTACTCACAGCCATGAACCCGGTTGTGGCGTAATTAAAGCCTTTGAAAAAGGCAATATTGACCCCGGTCGCTACGATTCATACCTTAACATTCTTGATTCTCTAAAAGAAGATTAA
- the lon gene encoding endopeptidase La has translation MENIFNNIADFEDLEDQFDDFEQAIPLMSEEEEKELTESEIPDELPILPLKNTVLFPGVVVPITVGRDRSLNLVKEAYESDKTIGVVSQRDEEDEDPDGEDLYEVGTVAQILKLIKMPDGSKSIVIQGKTTFKVEEFLQKDPYFKATVKPYRQQMDLEGVELDASIRSVKETASKIVNLSPNIPSEASVAINNISSPTFLLNFISSNLNVSTADKQEVLETLQFSDRIELVMEYLNKELQVLNLSEEIRTKVKSDIDEQQRDFYLRQQMKAIQEALGEDGQHQEVENLRQRAKEKDLPEEAQETVEKELTRLDRTPNSSPNYGVIHNYIEWILDLPWEKYSDDNLDLENAQNVLDEDHYGLDKVKKRIIEYLAVLKLKNDMKAPILCFYGPPGVGKTSLGKSIARALNRKFERFSLGGIHDEAEIRGHRRTYIGALPGRIIRAMKKAETSNPVMMLDEIDKVGSDYRGDPTSALLEVLDPEQNDSFADNYLELDYDLSKVLFIATANSLDTIPAPLRDRMEIINISGYTLQEKTEIAKEHLLPKQIKENGLEEDQIEIDDEAIKQIIEEHTRESGVRSLERKIGSVCRGVAAKIAKGEEGPHKVSEDDLQDYLGKQKYFNEVAERTKVPGVATGLAWTPYGGDILFIEASVSKGSGKLHITGQLGDVMKESAMLAMSYLKANSEELNIPDEAFKYWDLHIHVPKGAVPKDGPSAGVSIFSAVASIFTQRKVKGTLAMTGEITLRGLVLPVGGIKEKVLAAKRAGIEKVLLPQKNEKDVAEIEEDVLGDLKVQYLERMDPLLDIVLEKEVVQEPADRFKVSDSYKAQKGKGSKSNDATQETIVMD, from the coding sequence ATGGAGAATATCTTCAATAATATTGCTGACTTTGAGGATCTGGAAGACCAGTTCGATGATTTCGAACAGGCGATACCTCTAATGTCTGAAGAGGAGGAAAAGGAGCTGACGGAATCTGAAATCCCCGATGAGTTACCTATCCTTCCCCTTAAAAATACTGTACTTTTCCCCGGTGTTGTTGTACCAATTACCGTGGGACGAGATCGTTCCCTTAACTTGGTTAAAGAAGCGTACGAATCTGATAAAACTATTGGGGTTGTAAGCCAACGAGATGAAGAAGATGAAGACCCTGACGGAGAAGATCTTTACGAGGTTGGTACGGTAGCACAAATTCTTAAACTGATAAAAATGCCTGATGGCAGTAAAAGTATTGTCATCCAGGGAAAAACAACCTTTAAGGTTGAGGAGTTTTTACAAAAGGATCCCTATTTTAAGGCTACTGTTAAACCATACCGCCAGCAGATGGACCTTGAAGGGGTTGAACTTGATGCCTCGATCCGATCGGTAAAAGAGACCGCAAGCAAAATTGTAAACCTCTCCCCTAATATTCCATCAGAGGCATCGGTTGCTATAAATAATATCAGCAGCCCTACCTTTTTGCTTAACTTTATCTCCTCAAACCTCAATGTCTCTACTGCTGATAAACAGGAAGTATTAGAGACACTTCAGTTCTCTGATCGCATAGAACTGGTGATGGAGTATTTAAACAAAGAGCTACAGGTATTGAATCTCAGCGAAGAGATTCGTACCAAGGTGAAGTCTGATATTGACGAACAACAGCGTGACTTTTACCTACGTCAACAAATGAAAGCCATACAGGAAGCCCTTGGCGAAGATGGACAACACCAAGAAGTTGAAAACCTGCGCCAGCGTGCTAAAGAAAAAGATCTTCCTGAAGAAGCTCAGGAAACGGTAGAAAAAGAGCTCACACGACTTGATCGTACGCCTAACTCCTCTCCCAACTATGGAGTTATCCATAATTATATTGAGTGGATCCTTGATCTTCCATGGGAGAAATATTCCGATGACAACCTAGACCTGGAAAACGCTCAAAATGTTCTTGATGAAGATCACTATGGGCTCGATAAGGTTAAGAAACGTATTATAGAGTATCTAGCTGTACTAAAGCTGAAAAATGATATGAAGGCGCCAATCCTCTGTTTTTACGGCCCTCCCGGGGTTGGTAAAACCTCACTTGGTAAATCTATTGCCCGTGCTCTAAATCGTAAATTTGAACGCTTCAGCCTGGGCGGAATTCATGACGAAGCAGAAATTCGAGGACACCGCCGTACCTATATCGGGGCTTTGCCCGGACGTATTATCCGTGCGATGAAAAAAGCAGAGACTAGCAATCCTGTTATGATGCTTGATGAAATTGATAAAGTAGGATCTGATTATCGCGGAGACCCCACATCTGCTCTGCTTGAGGTGCTAGACCCTGAACAAAACGATAGCTTCGCTGACAATTACCTTGAACTGGACTATGACCTTTCCAAAGTTCTGTTTATTGCTACGGCAAACTCTTTAGATACCATTCCGGCTCCGTTACGCGATCGAATGGAAATAATTAATATAAGCGGATACACGCTTCAAGAAAAAACAGAGATTGCCAAAGAACACTTACTGCCTAAGCAGATCAAGGAAAATGGTCTTGAAGAAGACCAAATTGAAATTGATGATGAGGCAATAAAACAGATCATTGAAGAACATACACGAGAATCGGGCGTTCGATCTCTGGAACGCAAGATAGGATCAGTTTGCCGAGGGGTCGCTGCAAAAATTGCTAAAGGAGAAGAAGGTCCTCATAAAGTAAGTGAGGATGACCTTCAAGACTACCTAGGCAAGCAAAAATACTTTAACGAAGTAGCAGAACGCACTAAAGTACCCGGCGTGGCTACTGGCTTAGCTTGGACCCCTTATGGTGGTGATATCTTATTTATTGAGGCAAGCGTCTCAAAAGGATCAGGTAAACTTCATATTACTGGTCAGCTTGGTGATGTAATGAAGGAATCAGCCATGCTGGCAATGTCCTATTTGAAAGCAAACTCCGAGGAGCTAAATATTCCTGATGAGGCATTCAAATATTGGGATCTCCATATTCACGTACCCAAAGGAGCAGTACCCAAAGATGGACCCTCTGCCGGAGTTTCTATCTTCTCGGCTGTAGCCTCGATATTTACCCAGCGTAAAGTCAAGGGGACCTTAGCTATGACCGGAGAAATCACCCTGCGTGGATTGGTACTACCAGTTGGCGGGATTAAAGAGAAAGTACTTGCTGCTAAACGAGCTGGTATTGAAAAAGTGCTACTTCCTCAAAAAAATGAAAAAGATGTGGCCGAAATCGAAGAAGATGTCCTTGGTGATCTGAAGGTGCAATACCTGGAGCGCATGGATCCTCTTCTAGATATCGTGCTTGAAAAAGAAGTTGTTCAAGAGCCAGCAGATCGGTTTAAAGTAAGCGATAGTTATAAGGCTCAAAAAGGTAAAGGTTCCAAATCCAATGATGCTACCCAAGAAACCATTGTAATGGATTAG
- a CDS encoding DUF5723 family protein: protein MTKPEYSTSFTSFTFWGFILMAIASVVPHMSMAQPVLGARNTALGGGGTAYIAGFESTLWNPANLMVRNRSGQWHIGLGHFGILHEPVLSSSDANSQYSNFTNIYFPYQAKNVSISTKERDTILDNNYPSDRLKSEHQTRSDVILGGALWQNENEAFSIVARARFASRIEVGRGWYSNDFAKLKNNDVRDFTLHQQRNHLYELSFGYSREFTFLNGLSPQINKLYIGIAPKLVLAGPGMNMKYDARYIRSKDGNRTTFASSFSYQSTGSYSRALQAYRNGTSVSESIKNNFDRQLELNNTGYGLGFDWGVTYIIPLGNDFSTINKGGKKSITSKSIRVGLSLNDVGIIQHRTAPIQLEIPKDTVSTGLQPAVETMFIGSNGQYLSYFDQATDLENPLLQSKNVDEDEFNTLLPTSLNAGIMIEYSRIKLMGDLTLGLKDNAFTNTKLAVHLGIEGYLLKQLPIRAGTRIASGLPTQVGLGTGIETKNWTFNISTQILIRSRTLTSELIGGAFAGLQFHF, encoded by the coding sequence ATGACTAAACCGGAATACTCAACGAGCTTTACTTCCTTTACCTTTTGGGGCTTTATACTGATGGCCATAGCCTCTGTTGTACCCCACATGTCAATGGCTCAACCGGTACTGGGTGCGCGAAATACGGCCCTTGGAGGGGGAGGTACAGCATATATCGCTGGATTCGAATCAACACTATGGAATCCAGCAAATTTAATGGTACGCAACCGATCGGGACAGTGGCATATTGGGCTCGGACATTTCGGCATTTTACATGAACCGGTTTTATCTTCAAGCGATGCTAATAGCCAATATTCTAATTTTACGAATATATATTTCCCCTACCAAGCCAAAAACGTTTCCATTTCTACCAAAGAACGTGATACCATATTGGATAATAACTACCCATCTGACCGTCTAAAATCTGAACATCAAACACGGTCAGATGTTATTTTGGGAGGCGCTTTATGGCAAAATGAAAATGAAGCTTTTTCTATCGTTGCCCGTGCTCGTTTTGCTTCAAGAATAGAGGTAGGACGTGGCTGGTATTCTAATGATTTTGCAAAATTAAAAAATAATGATGTTCGAGACTTTACACTGCACCAACAAAGAAACCATCTCTATGAACTCTCTTTCGGTTATTCGCGAGAATTCACATTTCTAAATGGCCTTTCTCCGCAAATAAATAAGTTATACATCGGCATTGCCCCTAAACTTGTGCTTGCCGGTCCGGGGATGAATATGAAATACGACGCTCGTTATATTCGCTCCAAAGATGGTAACCGTACCACATTCGCAAGTTCTTTTTCCTACCAGTCAACTGGCAGCTACTCTCGTGCACTACAGGCATATCGAAATGGAACTTCGGTCAGTGAAAGTATCAAAAATAACTTTGACCGCCAGCTGGAACTAAATAATACAGGCTACGGTCTGGGATTCGATTGGGGGGTAACCTATATTATTCCATTGGGTAATGACTTTTCCACGATAAATAAAGGCGGCAAAAAGTCTATCACTTCAAAGTCCATTCGTGTTGGTCTGTCACTTAATGATGTGGGTATTATTCAACATCGAACCGCCCCCATTCAATTGGAAATCCCCAAAGATACTGTATCAACCGGGCTACAGCCTGCTGTTGAAACGATGTTTATTGGATCCAATGGACAGTATCTTTCATACTTTGACCAAGCAACAGATCTTGAAAATCCTTTACTTCAGAGTAAGAACGTAGATGAGGATGAATTCAACACCCTGCTTCCTACTTCTTTAAACGCCGGCATTATGATTGAGTACTCAAGAATCAAGTTGATGGGAGATTTAACCCTTGGTTTAAAAGATAATGCATTTACAAATACTAAACTGGCAGTCCATCTTGGAATAGAAGGCTATCTTCTTAAACAATTACCAATACGAGCAGGCACCCGAATTGCTTCTGGGCTACCCACTCAAGTTGGGTTGGGAACGGGTATTGAAACTAAGAATTGGACCTTCAACATCAGTACTCAAATATTAATTCGTTCTCGAACATTAACCTCTGAACTTATAGGCGGGGCCTTTGCAGGTTTGCAGTTTCATTTTTGA
- a CDS encoding ATP-dependent helicase encodes MPKEPDFIHDLNKQQKRAVRHSEGPLLIVAGAGSGKTRVLTYRIAYLIQQQKAAPNEILALTFTNKAAREMKQRIQQLIGEQAKKLWMGTFHSVFSKILRYEAERIGFTSDYSIYDMDDAKNAIKQILKEQGYDPKEVKPRIIQRRISDAKNELISPDHYNQKFVHSTLDDITAKIYGIYIERLKQNNAMDFDDLLIKPIELFEEHEDVLEKYQDRFKYILIDEYQDTNHAQYKVTNMLANKYKNLCVVGDDAQSIYSFRGADIRNILDFKNDYEEAVKIPLEQNYRSTKAILKAADSIIKNNSQQLDKTLWTDNGMGETITVLDNYDERDEANRVADYIRDLKARKGYDYSDFAILYRTNYQSRVFEETFRRKGITYQLVGGLSFYQRKEVKDVLAYLTLLINPDDDTNLMRIINEPSRGIGNKSLSDLMAKARETDQSLWRILENVEEADVYKPAENSVKEFVAMINELKQDLASGKKLINVTKKLLERSGYMKALVEENTPKAMTRRENILELENAISYFEKNNNNPTLSAFLQEISLITDTDKYDEEKPAVTMMTVHAAKGLEFPVVFVVGLEEELFPVGSRNNEEVNIEEERRLFYVAITRAEEQLFFSHCRSRYKYGEEQRKIRSRFLDEVSADVVRTETGGSIKQDKERFSDNKNSRNKNTQKNNTEVEYDWKKPLYNKNNRSSNNTQIHYDNPDEDPFQVGAKVEHDVFGPGKIINRSGKGERTKVVVFFKGRGRKTLMLRVAKLEVIG; translated from the coding sequence ATGCCCAAGGAACCCGATTTTATACATGATTTAAATAAGCAGCAGAAACGAGCTGTACGTCACAGTGAAGGTCCTCTCCTTATTGTTGCAGGAGCAGGTAGTGGAAAAACACGAGTACTGACTTACCGCATTGCTTATCTTATTCAACAGCAAAAAGCTGCTCCCAATGAAATTTTAGCCTTAACATTTACCAATAAGGCAGCAAGGGAGATGAAGCAGCGTATTCAGCAGCTTATTGGTGAGCAAGCCAAAAAATTGTGGATGGGAACCTTTCACTCCGTTTTTTCAAAAATCCTTCGTTATGAGGCCGAAAGAATTGGATTTACCTCTGATTATTCCATCTACGATATGGATGATGCGAAGAATGCCATTAAACAGATTCTCAAAGAGCAAGGATACGATCCCAAAGAGGTTAAACCTCGAATTATTCAGCGCCGAATCAGTGATGCCAAGAACGAACTTATTAGCCCGGACCATTACAATCAGAAGTTTGTTCATAGTACCCTAGACGATATTACAGCCAAAATTTATGGCATTTATATTGAGCGGCTTAAACAGAATAATGCCATGGATTTTGATGACCTCCTTATCAAGCCGATTGAACTGTTCGAGGAACATGAAGATGTCCTGGAAAAGTATCAGGATCGCTTCAAGTATATCTTGATTGATGAGTATCAGGATACCAACCATGCCCAGTACAAAGTGACCAATATGTTGGCCAATAAATATAAAAACCTTTGTGTTGTTGGTGATGATGCGCAGAGCATCTACTCTTTTCGTGGTGCTGATATACGCAATATCCTGGACTTTAAGAATGATTATGAGGAAGCCGTAAAGATCCCCCTTGAACAAAATTATCGCTCTACAAAGGCTATTTTAAAAGCAGCTGATTCCATCATCAAAAACAACTCCCAGCAGCTGGATAAAACATTGTGGACTGATAACGGGATGGGAGAAACCATTACCGTTTTAGACAACTACGATGAACGGGACGAAGCCAATCGCGTCGCAGATTATATCCGGGATTTAAAAGCTCGTAAGGGATATGATTACAGTGATTTTGCAATTCTTTATCGTACAAACTACCAAAGTCGTGTTTTTGAAGAAACCTTCAGACGCAAGGGTATTACCTATCAGCTAGTGGGAGGTCTTTCCTTCTACCAACGGAAAGAGGTTAAAGATGTACTAGCTTATTTAACATTATTGATAAATCCCGATGATGATACCAACCTTATGCGAATTATTAATGAACCCTCGCGTGGGATCGGGAATAAATCGCTTTCTGACCTGATGGCTAAAGCTCGTGAAACCGATCAGTCACTTTGGCGCATACTGGAAAATGTTGAAGAAGCTGATGTCTACAAACCGGCAGAAAACAGCGTAAAAGAGTTTGTAGCCATGATTAACGAGCTGAAGCAAGATCTTGCCAGTGGTAAAAAGCTTATTAATGTAACAAAAAAGCTGCTCGAACGATCAGGCTATATGAAAGCATTGGTTGAGGAAAATACGCCCAAGGCAATGACGCGAAGGGAGAATATTTTAGAACTCGAAAATGCCATCTCATACTTCGAAAAAAATAATAATAATCCCACACTCAGTGCTTTCCTTCAGGAAATCAGCCTTATTACCGATACTGATAAATATGATGAGGAAAAGCCGGCTGTTACCATGATGACGGTACATGCCGCGAAGGGATTGGAATTCCCGGTAGTTTTTGTAGTAGGACTCGAAGAAGAGCTTTTCCCGGTAGGCAGCCGAAACAACGAAGAGGTTAATATTGAAGAAGAACGGCGCCTCTTTTATGTGGCAATAACCCGAGCCGAAGAACAGTTATTCTTTAGTCACTGTCGAAGCCGATATAAATATGGCGAAGAACAACGAAAAATCCGTTCTCGCTTCCTTGACGAAGTAAGTGCTGATGTAGTACGCACCGAAACGGGTGGATCCATAAAACAGGATAAGGAACGCTTCTCAGACAATAAAAATTCGAGAAACAAGAATACCCAAAAAAATAATACTGAAGTAGAATACGACTGGAAAAAACCACTGTATAATAAAAATAATCGATCATCTAATAATACACAGATCCATTACGATAATCCCGACGAAGACCCATTCCAAGTTGGTGCCAAAGTAGAACATGATGTATTTGGTCCTGGAAAAATTATCAATAGAAGTGGTAAAGGAGAACGAACAAAAGTAGTGGTCTTTTTTAAGGGACGAGGCCGAAAAACTTTAATGCTCAGAGTAGCAAAACTCGAAGTCATCGGCTAA